The following coding sequences are from one Sesamum indicum cultivar Zhongzhi No. 13 linkage group LG11, S_indicum_v1.0, whole genome shotgun sequence window:
- the LOC105173735 gene encoding uncharacterized protein LOC105173735 — protein sequence MIRRRSWVAISCNGNCIFGFRHLGGRFMAAATNFMLGQRDLQMMSLRRLSSNASTSSAMDGSNGRFFTNGFRLKGCCSENYGNVLRDNNDFKNDRGTSNGLRKARAYAPCVPEVRVSEKVVRVEDQPKSLNSRVANGGSSANRGNLTGVLNQPLPEKIMVAVDVDEVLGNFVSALNQFIADRYSLNHSVSEYHVYEFFKIWNCSRDEADIRVHEFFKTPYFKKGIYPLPGAQKALQKLSAFCDLSIVTSRQNVIKEHTLEWIEKHYPGLFQEIHFGNHFALDGQSRRKSDICKSLGAKVLIDDNPRYAVECADIGMKVLLFDYENSYPWCKTDYISQHPLVTKVHNWKEVEDQLASWVVP from the exons ATGATAAGGAGGCGTTCTTGGGTAGCAATTTCGTGTAACgggaattgcatttttgggtTCCGCCATTTGGGGGGTCGTTTTATGGCGGCGGCCACGAATTTCATGTTGGGGCAGAGGGATTTACAGATGATGTCCCTCAGGAGGCTTTCCTCAAATGCCTCTACTTCATCCGCCATGGATGGAAGTAATGGAAGGTTTTTTACAAATGGGTTCAGGCTCAAGGGCTGCTGCTCTGAGAACTATGGCAATGTTTTGAGGGATAATAATGATTTCAAGAATGATCGAGGAACTAGTAATGGATTGCGGAAAGCGAGGGCGTATGCCCCTTGTGTCCCAGAAGTGCGTGTTTCTGAGAAGGTGGTTAGGGTGGAGGATCAGCCAAAGAGTCTGAATTCTAGGGTGGCTAATGGTGGGAGCTCTGCTAATAGAGGAAACTTAACCGGAGTTCTGAACCAGCCATTGCCAGAGAAAATCATGGTCGCGGTTGATGTTGATGAGG TTCTTGGGAACTTCGTATCTGCTCTGAATCAATTTATTGCAGACCGGTACTCCTTAAATCACTCAGTTTCTGAATACCACGTGTACGAATTTTTCAAG ATATGGAACTGTTCACGTGATGAAG CTGATATTCGCGTTCACGAGTTCTTTAAGACGCCTTACTTCAAGAAAGGGATATATCCGCTTCCAGGTGCTCAAAAGGCTCTTCAAAAGTTATCCGCATTTTGTGACCTGTCTATAGTTAC GTCCAGACAGAATGTCATCAAAGAGCACACGCTTGAATGGATTGAGAAACATTATCCAGGGCTGTTTCAGGAGATTCATTTCGGCAATCACTTTGCTTTAGATGGGCAGTCCAGACGTAAATCAGACATTTGCAA GTCGTTGGGAGCAAAGGTATTGATTGACGATAATCCAAGATATGCTGTTGAGTGTGCAGATATTGGGATGAAGGTTCTTCTTTTTGATTATGAGAATTCATATCCGTGGTGCAAGACGGATTATATTTCTCAACATCCTCTTGTAACCAAGGTCCACAACTGGAAAGAGGTGGAAGATCAATTAGCCTCATGGGTTGTTCCCTAA